The region CAATTTCCCGACAACAAAATTATTTCATTTCCGCAAACGATAGATTTCTCTAAAACAGAACACGGCAATAGAATGCTTGAAAAGACGATTAAAATATATTCTCAGCATAAAGATCTTACTCTTATAGCTCGGGAAAAAGTTTCCTATCATTTAATGAAAAAGTACTTTGGCAGTAATACTGTTTTAACTGCTCCGGACATTGTTATGAGTTTAGAGAAGACAGAACCGCAATTTGAGCGGCATGGCATTCTGTTATGTTTAAGAAATGATGAAGAAAAGCTGATCGCGATGAATAGCCAAGAAAAGCTTATCAGCAGACTAAAAAAATTATTCGATGATATACAATATTATGACACCCATATAGGTAAATCCAATATGTCGGTACAAGAAAGGCAGGTAGAACTGGCGGCAATATGGGAAGCTTTCAAAAAAGCAAAAGTAGTTGTTACCGATCGATTGCATGGCATGATTTTTTGCTATATAACAAAAACTCCGTGCGTAGTATTCCCGAATCGTAATCATAAAATCAAAGCGTCGTTTGAATGGATTAAAGACTGCAAATATATAAAGTTTTGTGAAGAATATGAGGCGGATACAGTATCACAATATATTACTGCGGCAGCAAATATTGATCAAAGTAACATGGATAAGCCAAAATTGGCCCCATATTTTAACTGCATATCACAGACTTAAAAATCCAGATTTATGGTAGACAAGTAGTTTTAAAATGTTGATTGCCATGGAATAAGCGGGGAGATAGCGTGAAGATAAAAGTTTCAATTGTAGTACCGGTATATAAAACCGAAAAATTTATCCATAGATGTATAGACGCATTAATATGCCAAACCTTAACAGATATAG is a window of Veillonellales bacterium DNA encoding:
- a CDS encoding polysaccharide pyruvyl transferase family protein; protein product: MIKEVKQLIPINIKYYLTYLLSSQRDTFFERIKREKKIIVTLAADYGNLGDVAITYAQTRFLETTYPEYKIIELPISETFSKVKALKHICSKEDIITIAGGGNMGDLYNEIENCRQFIIKQFPDNKIISFPQTIDFSKTEHGNRMLEKTIKIYSQHKDLTLIAREKVSYHLMKKYFGSNTVLTAPDIVMSLEKTEPQFERHGILLCLRNDEEKLIAMNSQEKLISRLKKLFDDIQYYDTHIGKSNMSVQERQVELAAIWEAFKKAKVVVTDRLHGMIFCYITKTPCVVFPNRNHKIKASFEWIKDCKYIKFCEEYEADTVSQYITAAANIDQSNMDKPKLAPYFNCISQT